The genomic DNA TGAAGGAATGTCCTAAGTTTTATTGAAGAGATATCAAGGTCAGTCAATGGCTGGAGAATACCAAGTGATTCCGGTCCCTGTATTGCAATCTGTGCTATGGTGTCGCTGAGGTCTTCTATAGTTACATTGGAAAACTTTTCTGCGTTTGCCTTAATCCAGTTCAGGCATTTTTCCCTGTTGGAGGCATTAACACAAACAAGGTAGCTGTTTCTGTCGAGCTTATATATGAAGAGGTCATCTATAACCCCGCCTCGTTCATTACAAAAAAGGGTATAAAAAGCCTGAGACGGCCTCATTCCTGATATATCAGCAGTAGAAAGATATTGCAGAAGCCCCTTTGCCCCCTGCCCGGTTACCTGAATCCTCCCCATGTGAGAGACATCAAACAACCCGGCAGTAGTCCTCACAGCCTTATGTTCCTCAAGCACCCCTGAATAGGATACCGGCATCTCCCATCCGGCAAATTCCACAATCTGTCCATTTAGTGCCTTATGTATATCGTATAATGCCGTTCTTTTACTCATTCGTTATGTCTCCTCCGTATCTTTCTGGTCAGTAAAGGTTTTTTACTATAATACAAAAGGTGAGAAAATATCAAGAGGAGATTTTTATCATAAAGTAAGCAGTGAGCAGAGGATAGAAGATAGAAGCAAGAAGCAAGAAGCAAGAAGTAAGAGGCAAGAAGTAAGAGGCAAGAAGCAAGAGGCAGGAAGTTAGAAGTTAGGTTGCTTTAGAGATGGCAGTGTGTTGTGTATTTTTTGAGTATCAATTGCTAATTTCTTAGTGGCTAATTATTAAGCTATGCAGGCCAACAACATGGCTTTAGTTCGTAACTATATGTTTTTTCAATAGAATACATGCCTTATATAGTTGTAAATCACCTGATTGGCTGTTAAAAATTGGCTTATTTGTCATTTACTGCTAAACATTATATATGGTGGAGTATTGATTATTTCTTAAATATATCAATGAGTTGTATATGTTATGTGGTTTTGGCATGTTTATTGTAAGCTATATAAATCATTTAAGAGAGTTTGTAGTAATTGGTTGGATTTTGTAAAACTGTAGTCCTGCCTTTGACTATCCTGTCTTTCTATTAACATTTAACATTATTAACATTCAAGAGGTGAAGAAATGGAATTGTATCCAAACAACAACAGCTTTGAAAACATTAAGACAGTTGACCCAAATATGATTGAAACCCTGAAAATAGCCGGTAAGGCGGCAATGACAATAGCTACTGTTTTAATTACCGGGGAAAGCGGCACAGGAAAGGAGCTTGTTGCCAAAGGAATTCATAAAATAAGTAATCGGGCAAGGGGACCTTTTATTCCTGTTAATTGTGGAGCTATACCGTCTGAATTGATAGAAAGTGAATTAATGGGGTACGAACGGGGTGCGTTTACAGGGGCGATTAGCAGAAGGATTGGTGATTTTGAGTGTGCAAATGGCGGCACAATATTCTTAGATGAAATTTCCAGTCTTCCATTTAAATTACAGTCTAAATTGCTGAGAGTTATTCAGGAGCGTGAGATAAAAAGAATAGGTTCAGGTAGATTGATTGAATTAGATATACGGATAATAGCTGCCGCAAATGTAGATTTGGCAGAAGAGGTTGAAAAAGGCTGTTTTCGTCATGACCTGTATTTTCGCCTCAATATTATACCTATTGCACTGCCGCCTTTGAGGGATAGAAAAGGCGATATTCCTGTTCTTGTTGAATACCTGATAAAAAAGATTTGCAAAAAATTAAATAAAAACATTCAAGGTTATTCCTCGGAAATAATTTCTGTTTTCGCCCAATATTCATGGCCCGGCAATATCAGGGAATTGGAAAATATTATTGAACGTGTTATTGTTCTTATGGACCATAATAGATATATAACTATAAAAGACCTTCCGCCGAATTTTATTATTTCAAATGTTATAAATTATCAGCAGGTTGGGGAGGATAATGCCGGATTAAAAGAAAAGTGCATGGTATATGAAAAAACGGAAATAGTGAAGGCATTATGCAATACGAAATGGAACAGAGGGAAAGCAGCAAGGCTCTTAAAAATCCATAGAAACACCCTTATCCAGAAGATGAAAAAACTTGATATTCCGGTAAAAGCAAGAGAAGAATATGACCTATAAATAATCTTGGCCTGTAAATTGCATAAATTGCAAATGGAACACTCATGAGCCTCCGGCTCACAAAGGATGATGAAGGTAAGGCCCCCTCACCCGGAGCCCCCCCTCCTGCCTCCCCCCGCAAAGGAGGGGGGAGGAATTTGGTAGGAATTTAATTGCAGCTCTCCCGCTTGGGGAGAGGGAGGCTAACGTTTATTCCCCCTCCCTTGACGGGAGGGGGTTAGGGGGAGGGTGAGCAATGGAGATTTTCAGGTGCAAATATAACGTTAATGATGAATTACCCCCTGGCTTATATACCTAATTTATTGCCTGTCCCAGCGGCCTTATTAGCATTAGGACTAGGGCTTTTTGTATTTTTTCGAAATGTCAGGCATCCTGCTAATATCGGATTCGGCCTTGGGATGTTGTGTTATGTCCTGATCGAATCGGGAAATGCTGTTTTTCTCCTTTCAAACAGTGGTAACCTTGCTGTGCTCGGGAAGAAAATATCTCTTGTCGGTGAAGCCCTCCTGCCTTCAGCATGGTTTTTATTCTCCCTTACATTTGCCCGCGTTAATTATAAAGAGGTATTATTTCGATGGCTGCCCGTAACTGCAGGATTGTTCATAACTTCGCTGGTTTTTATAATGTGGCAGAATTCCTCCCTGTTTTTCTCATTGCCTACATTGGAGATAACACATGAGGTATTATTATTAGGACCAGTCGGCCGGTATTTTTATGTTTTTAAAATTCTTGGGATGGTTATTAACATTATACATCTTGAAAACACACTTCGCTTTTCTTATGGTTCTAAACGTCATCAGGTTAAATATGTGATTATCGGTGTAGGTAGTCTGCTTTCTTTTCAAATCTATCTTGCCAGCAGGGCCATTTTATTTTCTGTACTTGATGTTAATTATATTCCTGCAGGTTCTGTTGTAACGGCGATCTCATCCGGGCTTATGTTGATTGCGATAATTAAACAAAAGCTTCTTAATGTAAACATCTATGTCTCAAGGTATGTTATTTATAATTCACTAACCGTATTTCTTGTGGGTGCCTATCTCCTTTTGGTAGGCTTAATTACTCAGGGGATTAAGTTTATTGGAGGTGAATATGATACATTCTGGAGCCCCCTCTTTATATTCATAGCTTTAACAGGTGTGTTTGTCGTGCTTTTCTCGAGCAGGGTAAAACGTAAACTCCAACTCATTGTTAATAAACATTTCTACCGTCATAAGTATGAATTTAAGGATAAATGGATGGAGACTGTCGAGAAACTCGGCATAAAGAGTGACCTTTCGGACATTAGAACGTCAATAGTTGAAATGATCTCAGAAACAATGGGTCCGAGAGGTGTTTTTCTGTGGCTTCATGATTCTTCTTCCATATATAATATGGCCGCATCTACGGTTAACATTTCCGACCGAATACAGATTGCAGAAAAACACCCGCTGATTTTATACATTAAAGGACATCGTTCACCTTTTTTTCTGACTGAAATCGAGGCAGAAGATGAAAGTGCATTCAGGAAAAATATAACCCCATTGATTGCTATTACCCGCGGTGTGTTGTGCACACCTCTTATAGTTGAGGGAAAGGACCTGATAGGATTTATTATACAGGAGGCAGACATTTCAGGGGAGCCTTATACCTCAGATGATATTGACCTCCTGAAGGCAATATCAGCCCATGCAGCAAATCGGATAAAAAATATCAGTCTTACAGAAGAGATTGTTGCAGCGAAAGAGGCTGAGACATTCCATCAGGTTTCCACTTTCTTTATTCATGATTTAAAGAATCTTGTTTCTACCTTATCCCTTCTGGTGCAGAATTCGGAAGATCATCTTAGTAATCCTTTATTTCAGCAGGATGCAATGAAGACACTAAAGTCTACTGTATCGAAGATGAATTCAATGATTTCTAACCTTACTTTACT from Nitrospirota bacterium includes the following:
- a CDS encoding sigma-54-dependent Fis family transcriptional regulator, with amino-acid sequence MELYPNNNSFENIKTVDPNMIETLKIAGKAAMTIATVLITGESGTGKELVAKGIHKISNRARGPFIPVNCGAIPSELIESELMGYERGAFTGAISRRIGDFECANGGTIFLDEISSLPFKLQSKLLRVIQEREIKRIGSGRLIELDIRIIAAANVDLAEEVEKGCFRHDLYFRLNIIPIALPPLRDRKGDIPVLVEYLIKKICKKLNKNIQGYSSEIISVFAQYSWPGNIRELENIIERVIVLMDHNRYITIKDLPPNFIISNVINYQQVGEDNAGLKEKCMVYEKTEIVKALCNTKWNRGKAARLLKIHRNTLIQKMKKLDIPVKAREEYDL
- the prsK gene encoding PEP-CTERM system histidine kinase PrsK, with translation MMNYPLAYIPNLLPVPAALLALGLGLFVFFRNVRHPANIGFGLGMLCYVLIESGNAVFLLSNSGNLAVLGKKISLVGEALLPSAWFLFSLTFARVNYKEVLFRWLPVTAGLFITSLVFIMWQNSSLFFSLPTLEITHEVLLLGPVGRYFYVFKILGMVINIIHLENTLRFSYGSKRHQVKYVIIGVGSLLSFQIYLASRAILFSVLDVNYIPAGSVVTAISSGLMLIAIIKQKLLNVNIYVSRYVIYNSLTVFLVGAYLLLVGLITQGIKFIGGEYDTFWSPLFIFIALTGVFVVLFSSRVKRKLQLIVNKHFYRHKYEFKDKWMETVEKLGIKSDLSDIRTSIVEMISETMGPRGVFLWLHDSSSIYNMAASTVNISDRIQIAEKHPLILYIKGHRSPFFLTEIEAEDESAFRKNITPLIAITRGVLCTPLIVEGKDLIGFIIQEADISGEPYTSDDIDLLKAISAHAANRIKNISLTEEIVAAKEAETFHQVSTFFIHDLKNLVSTLSLLVQNSEDHLSNPLFQQDAMKTLKSTVSKMNSMISNLTLLSKGIHVHLSPVNLNSLLDEIVSSLNGQETSSLRIIKKLGNVPSVRADGEQLKKVLLNLILNAIEASPPDSKIKVDTLSKNGDVILSVADNGCGMSRDFMQSSLFRPFRTTKSNGLGIGLFHCKKIIDAHEGKIEVESEEGKGSVFRVILPVEGNLK